A genomic segment from Thermococcus sp. encodes:
- a CDS encoding DUF835 domain-containing protein, which yields MLFLSLGLWIDVLAAFSQGPILKTLGLQPNLSALAPLMSMLAIVEALLMLATAVTVRKNPGERRGQLIIFLSTIIGMSYILAATILNRSPAVLFAFSVPFLGVALMLVGYSLIKEEIGLRSTATLLPLGALLLGTINLTYPITISTPLASYLYGLGALFRAMIFIGMARYAFLPIKPPEMPLTELPTGAFYTEGGRVSDVIIQKMQSNGNGVLITRRSFQGFKPKFPVFWVTKVASGIIEENLMAVSPTDIGILVDLVKRHLKKGHSLVVIDCLEYLVMENDFENAFKFLLSLKDTTVKYNGTLIAVVEPSAYPTKHMTMLTKELERLEL from the coding sequence GGATAGATGTCCTTGCGGCCTTCTCTCAGGGGCCTATCCTTAAAACCCTTGGATTGCAGCCCAATCTGAGTGCGCTAGCTCCGCTGATGAGTATGCTCGCTATTGTTGAAGCCCTCCTTATGCTGGCGACGGCGGTAACCGTTAGAAAGAACCCTGGGGAACGTAGGGGTCAGCTGATCATATTTCTCAGCACAATTATTGGGATGTCATATATCCTCGCGGCAACCATTCTCAACAGGTCGCCCGCCGTGCTCTTTGCATTTTCCGTTCCCTTCCTGGGCGTGGCTCTAATGCTGGTGGGATACTCATTGATAAAAGAGGAGATAGGTCTGAGGAGCACCGCCACACTCCTGCCCTTGGGGGCGCTCCTTCTCGGGACCATCAACCTTACGTACCCTATAACCATCTCAACTCCCCTGGCGAGCTATCTCTACGGGCTGGGAGCACTTTTCAGGGCGATGATATTCATAGGGATGGCGAGGTACGCTTTCCTGCCCATCAAGCCACCCGAGATGCCTCTAACCGAGCTTCCCACCGGCGCGTTCTACACAGAGGGTGGGAGGGTTTCCGATGTTATCATCCAGAAGATGCAGTCCAATGGAAATGGGGTTCTCATAACTAGAAGGTCGTTTCAGGGATTTAAACCAAAGTTTCCCGTGTTTTGGGTAACCAAGGTTGCCTCGGGAATAATAGAAGAGAATCTCATGGCAGTATCCCCGACAGACATAGGTATTCTCGTAGACCTCGTTAAGCGGCATCTCAAAAAAGGGCACTCCCTTGTGGTGATAGACTGTCTTGAATACCTTGTAATGGAAAACGACTTTGAGAACGCCTTCAAATTCCTGCTATCCTTGAAGGACACCACCGTGAAGTACAATGGAACTCTTATTGCGGTAGTTGAGCCATCCGCCTATCCCACGAAGCATATGACTATGTTGACCAAGGAGTTGGAGAGACTGGAGCTTTAA